One Cumulibacter soli genomic window, CCGGCGCTCACCGGTTGCCGCTGGCCACGATCGCGCGAATCCCGAAGGCGTGGGCGCTAGCGCTGTTCATGGGCTCCCAGTCGATGGTCGCGTACATCATTTTCGGCTGGTACCCGACGCTGCTGCAGGATGAAGGACTGGGCGCCCAGGCGGCCGCGACGCAGGTCGGGATCGTGTCGGTCGCGGCAACCATCGCGGCCATGTTCGCCCCGACCGTGCTCAGCCGGATGCGGCAGCCGGCACTGATGATGTGGGTGCTGTTCGCTGCGTGCGTCGCCGGATATCTCGGGCTACTGCTGTGGCCGGCCGAGCTGCCGACGCTGTGGTCGGTGCTGATCGGCACCTCACAGACCTACTTCGCGATCGCCTTGTACATCGTGAATCTGCGCGCGCGAACCGTCACCGGTGTGCTCTCGCTGTCTGGGTTCATGCAGAGCGTCGGCTACATCTTCGCCGGAACCGGACTCCTGCTGCTGGGCACGATCCACGGCAACAGCACCCAGTGGGCGGGAGTCCTGGTGTTCATGCTGGTGCTGTGCGGTTTCATGCACGCGCTATCGCTGATCAGCGTCAGCAACTGGCGTCTGGAGGACGAGATGGAGCGTCGCGGGATGTCGACACCCGGACCATAGGCGAGCCGACGCAGGCAACCACGCCCAGCGCCCCCTACCGACTGCGCCTCGCTAACGCAGGGCTTGCGGCCCCTTCTTGCCCTTCAACGCTCCGGCAACACCGACGGCCACGAACGCGATGGCACCGATGACGCCGATCCAGAAGAGCGTCTTCACGACGAAGCCGACGACCGAAATGGCCACCAGCACGCCCAGGATGATCAGCAAAGTCTTCATACTGGGCCAAACGAGTCCCTGCGGTGCATTGTTCCGCAGCTTGACGTTTTGGGGCGTTGCCCGCAGGTCGCCGGTGGGGTTAACCCCACCATCCACATGCGTTACGCGACCGGCCGATGCGGTGCCATGTCCAGCAAGCGACGTGCCACTGCCAGACCCTGCTCGCGGTAGCGCGTTTGCCCGATGCGGGTGCGACGGTCGATGAGATCTTCGGCCGTCAGCGCCAACTCGTGCCGAATGCCCCAGACCAATTCGGCCCGGATCACCGGCAATTGCGGCACGACGCGCTCGCGCAGTTCTGGGTGCCCATCGGCGAGCGCGAGCACCTCGGTGGCCTCAAGGCCGTATCGGCGTACGAGGCGACGGTCGGCGTCGACGGCGTCCAGCGCATGCTCCGAAGCTGCGCCGAGCAGCGGAAGTTCCTTCGTCAGGCATTCACCGGCCCACATCATGCCCGCCGCGATAGCCCGGTCGACAGCATCCTGGGCCATCTTGCGGTACGTCGTCAACTTGCCGCCGATCACCGTGACGAGCCTCGACTCCGACACGACAATCGCATGCTGACGCTCCAGGTCACCGTGCTTCTGAGTGTCGAAAACCGGCCGCAAGGCCGCGAAGCGGCCCACAACGTCATCCTCAGTCAACTCAACGGCCAACGCTCGGTTGATCGTGGACAGCAAAAATGCGACGTCGTCGGCCGAGACGTCAGTGTGCTTCAGCGACGCAGCGGCGGTATCGGTCGCGCCGACGAGCACGAGGCCGTCGGACTGCGGGACCGCAAACACGACCTCCTCGGGCCTGTCGGCAACGGGCACCGCGAGCGCCGTCCGTGGGTTGCCCAGCAGATCGCCGGGCACCAGCAGATGCGCCCCGCGCCGCAGAGCGACATTCAATGACGGCTCAAGAGCGGGTGCCCATACACCGGTCGCATTGACGACCATGCGCGCGCCGATCTTCACTTCGGCACCGCTCAGCGCATCGCGCGCCAGCACTGAGTCCGGACCAACTTTGAGCGCCTCGACACGGGTCAGGATGCGGGCACCGTAGTCGGCTGCCGTGCGCGCAACGGCAATGACCAGGCGTACGTCGTCCTCGAGTTGCGCATCGAAGGAAAGCATCGCCCCGGTGACTCCGTCGCGGCTCAGCCCCTCAAACAGTCCTCCAGCTTCGGCCGCGCTCACGCGGCGCGGCTTGGGCATGACGGCCGAGCCCAAGCCGGACGTACGCCGGACAACGTCCCCGAGCCGGAGACCGAGCCGAGTAAGTTGCCGGGTCTTGCGCGGTACGTCGGGCAGTTCCGGGGTGAGCATCGGCAACGGACGGACGAGGTGTGGCGCAATTCGGCGCATCAACGCGGCGCGTTCGCTCGCTGATTCGTAGGCGATGCCCAGTCCACCAGTAGCGAGGTAGCGCGTTCCACCATGAATCACGCGGCTGGACGACTGGCTGGTTCCTCCGGCGAGATCCGTGCGTTCCAGCAACGCGACGCTGAGCCCGCGGCTGGCCGCGTCCAGCGCGATGCCGACGCCCGTAATGCCGCCGCCCACCAC contains:
- a CDS encoding MFS transporter is translated as MTTRARTPHPAWLAALAILLLATNLRTAVSSVGALLPEIREGAGLNGFEVGLLTSLPPFCFGVMGLAGPAVGRRLGLHRTALLTLLIIATGQIIRGAVPGAAWLFGGSILALGGIALANVIMPSLIREMFPDRIAGMTGAYTVVVASAQAGVSFATIPLMHAFGGNWQLGIAMWAGIALLAALPWAPLAVRDTASSRRSAGAHRLPLATIARIPKAWALALFMGSQSMVAYIIFGWYPTLLQDEGLGAQAAATQVGIVSVAATIAAMFAPTVLSRMRQPALMMWVLFAACVAGYLGLLLWPAELPTLWSVLIGTSQTYFAIALYIVNLRARTVTGVLSLSGFMQSVGYIFAGTGLLLLGTIHGNSTQWAGVLVFMLVLCGFMHALSLISVSNWRLEDEMERRGMSTPGP
- a CDS encoding glycerol-3-phosphate dehydrogenase/oxidase translates to MSDPQTSLTASRRASELAELADGQAVDLLVVGGGITGVGIALDAASRGLSVALLERTDLAGGTSQSSSRVIHGGTRYLATGGLGIAYESASERAALMRRIAPHLVRPLPMLTPELPDVPRKTRQLTRLGLRLGDVVRRTSGLGSAVMPKPRRVSAAEAGGLFEGLSRDGVTGAMLSFDAQLEDDVRLVIAVARTAADYGARILTRVEALKVGPDSVLARDALSGAEVKIGARMVVNATGVWAPALEPSLNVALRRGAHLLVPGDLLGNPRTALAVPVADRPEEVVFAVPQSDGLVLVGATDTAAASLKHTDVSADDVAFLLSTINRALAVELTEDDVVGRFAALRPVFDTQKHGDLERQHAIVVSESRLVTVIGGKLTTYRKMAQDAVDRAIAAGMMWAGECLTKELPLLGAASEHALDAVDADRRLVRRYGLEATEVLALADGHPELRERVVPQLPVIRAELVWGIRHELALTAEDLIDRRTRIGQTRYREQGLAVARRLLDMAPHRPVA